The following are encoded together in the Pirellulales bacterium genome:
- a CDS encoding CvpA family protein: MDWYDILMLTVLGGATIFGAWKGMAWQLASVASLVLSYFVCLKFSASLAPMFGDSAPWNRFAAMLVLYLATGAGVWLAFRLVAGLLDRIKLRDFDHQIGAIFGLLKGILLCLAITFFALTLWPTMREHILQSKSGRAMAVLLDKADAVMPPELHDVIGPYLHKLEDGLDPNAPQSAGNQPPGDRRSPENASGNHAASDPSKLWVR, from the coding sequence ATGGACTGGTACGACATCTTGATGCTGACCGTGCTTGGCGGGGCCACGATCTTTGGTGCTTGGAAAGGGATGGCCTGGCAGTTGGCTTCGGTGGCATCGCTGGTGCTTAGCTATTTTGTGTGCCTGAAGTTCAGTGCTTCGCTGGCGCCGATGTTTGGCGACAGTGCGCCGTGGAACCGCTTTGCGGCGATGCTGGTCTTGTATTTAGCGACCGGTGCTGGTGTGTGGCTGGCCTTTCGGTTAGTCGCCGGACTACTCGATCGAATTAAGCTGCGCGATTTCGATCATCAAATCGGCGCTATCTTCGGTCTGCTTAAAGGCATTTTGCTTTGCCTTGCGATCACTTTTTTCGCGTTGACACTCTGGCCGACGATGCGCGAACATATCTTGCAAAGTAAGTCGGGTCGCGCTATGGCCGTGCTGCTCGACAAGGCCGACGCCGTAATGCCCCCTGAACTGCACGATGTAATCGGCCCTTATCTCCACAAGCTCGAAGATGGGCTCGATCCCAATGCGCCTCAAAGTGCCGGCAATCAGCCGCCGGGCGATCGACGATCTCCGGAAAATGCGAGCGGAAACCATGCCGCCAGTGATCCGTCGAAGCTCTGGGTTCGTTGA
- a CDS encoding metal-dependent hydrolase has translation MAGFKTHITTSTVIGIAGGAASKIYFGVPLETSLLAAGLCGVAGMMPDLDSGPGRPLRESMAFAAAVVPMMCVDRFKQAGMSLESMILASGGMYLAIRFGLAALLRRYTVHRGMFHSIPAALIAGEVTFLAFGCERLDLRFFVAGAVVVGFMSHLILDEIWSIEWHRGRMRFKSSFGTAIKFWGDSVWANISTYLKVVVLTFLVVNDQEWTGRFGSPSQQSQQLAERFFNRIGLQRNPTTKTLSIPEPKEEFQHVE, from the coding sequence ATGGCTGGCTTTAAAACTCACATCACTACCAGCACGGTGATAGGTATTGCCGGCGGCGCGGCTTCCAAAATCTATTTTGGCGTGCCGCTCGAAACGAGCCTCTTGGCCGCCGGGCTGTGCGGCGTGGCGGGAATGATGCCCGACCTCGATAGCGGACCTGGCCGGCCATTGCGCGAAAGCATGGCCTTTGCTGCGGCCGTGGTGCCCATGATGTGCGTCGATCGATTCAAGCAGGCGGGAATGTCGCTCGAATCGATGATTTTAGCCAGCGGCGGGATGTATTTAGCCATTCGCTTCGGTCTGGCGGCTTTATTACGCCGATACACGGTTCACCGCGGTATGTTTCATAGCATACCAGCAGCGCTCATTGCGGGAGAAGTCACCTTTCTGGCGTTCGGCTGCGAGCGGCTCGACTTGCGATTTTTCGTTGCCGGCGCCGTCGTGGTCGGCTTCATGTCGCATTTGATTCTCGACGAAATCTGGAGCATCGAATGGCATCGCGGTCGCATGCGGTTCAAGAGTTCGTTCGGTACCGCGATCAAATTCTGGGGAGACAGTGTGTGGGCGAATATTTCGACATATCTGAAAGTCGTGGTACTGACGTTTTTGGTGGTCAACGACCAGGAATGGACGGGCCGCTTTGGCTCCCCGAGTCAACAGTCGCAGCAACTCGCCGAGCGCTTTTTCAACCGCATCGGTTTGCAGCGCAATCCGACGACGAAGACCTTGAGCATCCCTGAGCCGAAGGAAGAATTTCAACATGTAGAATAA
- a CDS encoding D-tyrosyl-tRNA(Tyr) deacylase, whose product MRAVVQRVSQAKVVVAGEVVGRVDRGLLVLLGVALGDSDDDARWLARKIVELRIFNDDDGKMNLALIEAGGAMLVVSQFTLLGDCRKGRRPSFIEAAAPDEAERLYQLFVETARAQGIHVESGRFRTQMEVSLTNDGPVTLMLESREK is encoded by the coding sequence ATGCGTGCCGTTGTTCAACGTGTCAGTCAGGCAAAAGTCGTCGTGGCCGGCGAGGTCGTTGGCCGCGTTGATCGCGGTCTGCTGGTACTGCTGGGTGTGGCCCTCGGCGACTCGGACGATGACGCGCGATGGCTTGCGCGGAAGATTGTCGAACTGCGGATTTTTAATGATGACGACGGCAAGATGAATCTCGCGCTGATTGAAGCTGGCGGGGCGATGCTGGTGGTCAGTCAGTTCACGCTACTGGGCGATTGCCGCAAGGGTCGCCGGCCGAGCTTCATTGAGGCTGCGGCGCCGGATGAGGCGGAGCGACTATACCAGCTATTCGTCGAGACCGCCCGTGCGCAGGGCATTCATGTTGAATCCGGCCGCTTTCGCACGCAGATGGAGGTCTCGCTCACGAACGACGGGCCGGTTACGTTGATGCTGGAGAGCCGAGAAAAATGA
- a CDS encoding ZIP family metal transporter — protein MYFLAAIYSLMIVLAALIGGWVPMLVRLTHTRMQLFLSFVAGVILGIGLLHLLPHGYLQLENIDQTAMWLLGGFLVMFFLERFFHFHHHDAPVDETPKDIAKEAHEHCDHQPSKGEHHHHADATSMTRLSWSGALMGLTLHSLIDGLALGAAIFADKSEHRAAQLAGFGTFLAVWLHKPFDSLTISTLMVAGGWSRGWQHAVNVGYAAIAPLGTLAFFLGLEQVGRGHSMFVGAALCFASGAFLCISTSDLLPEVQFHKHDRVKLSLALLLGVALAAAIVLLETTGHQHHLPR, from the coding sequence ATGTATTTCCTCGCCGCCATCTACTCGCTGATGATCGTCCTGGCCGCACTCATCGGCGGCTGGGTTCCGATGCTTGTGCGCCTGACGCACACGCGGATGCAGCTTTTTCTCAGCTTCGTAGCGGGCGTGATTTTGGGCATCGGCCTGTTGCATTTGCTGCCGCACGGATATCTACAGCTTGAAAATATCGATCAGACCGCGATGTGGCTGTTGGGCGGCTTTCTGGTGATGTTTTTCCTTGAACGCTTCTTCCATTTTCATCATCACGATGCGCCGGTCGATGAAACGCCCAAAGACATCGCTAAAGAAGCACACGAGCACTGCGATCACCAGCCTTCGAAGGGGGAGCATCATCATCACGCTGACGCGACATCGATGACGCGGTTGTCGTGGAGCGGCGCGCTGATGGGTCTCACGCTGCACAGCTTGATCGACGGACTGGCGTTGGGAGCTGCTATTTTCGCGGATAAGAGCGAACATCGTGCAGCGCAATTGGCTGGTTTTGGCACCTTTCTGGCAGTCTGGCTGCACAAGCCGTTCGATTCGTTAACCATCAGCACGCTGATGGTCGCTGGCGGTTGGTCGCGCGGCTGGCAACATGCGGTAAATGTTGGATATGCCGCGATTGCCCCGTTGGGAACCTTGGCTTTTTTTCTCGGCTTGGAGCAGGTCGGACGTGGACATTCGATGTTTGTCGGCGCAGCGCTATGCTTTGCATCCGGAGCATTCTTATGCATCTCCACCAGCGACCTGCTCCCGGAAGTGCAATTTCACAAGCACGATCGGGTAAAGCTGTCGCTGGCGTTATTGCTCGGCGTCGCCCTCGCGGCAGCCATCGTGCTGCTTGAGACGACCGGGCACCAACATCACCTGCCAAGGTAG
- the pdxA gene encoding 4-hydroxythreonine-4-phosphate dehydrogenase PdxA yields the protein MEPRKPLLAITQGDPAGVGPETVVGAWRQPEMHDLCRVVAIGHPIVFQRAVELVHAGATIVTVESPDEIDSSPSVIPCLSSGSDDAADVLPATIDPRGGQAAYDALVVAAHLALDGKVSGLVTAPLHKAALWRAGHHFPGHTELLAQLCGVDDFAMMLYLGPTAMSIDGSRCVRGSAGLGVVHVTLHMGLAEVFRHLTTESILAKIHLADQVMGKIKGEKPRIGVCALNPHAGEEGLFGNEEIRTIAPAVEAAQHAGLLAVGPFPTDTLMVRARNGEFDAVVAMYHDQGHIALKLLGMHQAVNVTCGLPIVRTSVAHGTAFDLAWQGRAETSGMIEAVRMAAKLSKSISGISDKQEKMLLRDRLGC from the coding sequence ATGGAGCCTCGCAAACCACTATTGGCCATCACTCAGGGCGACCCGGCTGGCGTCGGGCCAGAGACTGTCGTCGGCGCCTGGAGGCAACCGGAGATGCACGATCTTTGTCGCGTCGTCGCCATCGGTCATCCGATAGTCTTTCAACGGGCTGTCGAACTCGTCCATGCGGGTGCAACGATTGTCACGGTCGAATCGCCGGACGAAATCGATTCCTCGCCCAGCGTCATTCCATGCTTGTCCAGCGGCAGCGATGATGCCGCCGATGTACTGCCAGCGACGATCGACCCTCGCGGCGGGCAAGCGGCCTACGATGCGCTCGTTGTCGCGGCGCATTTGGCACTCGACGGCAAAGTCAGTGGCCTCGTCACCGCGCCGCTACACAAAGCCGCGCTCTGGCGCGCTGGGCATCATTTTCCTGGGCATACGGAGTTACTTGCCCAGCTTTGCGGCGTGGACGATTTCGCCATGATGCTGTATCTGGGGCCCACGGCGATGTCGATCGACGGCAGCCGGTGTGTTCGCGGATCCGCTGGCTTGGGCGTTGTACATGTTACGCTGCACATGGGATTGGCGGAAGTTTTTCGGCACCTGACCACCGAATCGATTCTGGCCAAAATCCATTTAGCCGATCAGGTGATGGGGAAAATCAAAGGTGAAAAACCGCGCATCGGTGTGTGTGCATTGAATCCACATGCCGGCGAAGAAGGCTTGTTCGGCAATGAAGAAATTCGCACTATCGCGCCAGCCGTCGAGGCGGCGCAGCATGCAGGGTTGCTCGCCGTCGGGCCATTTCCCACCGATACACTCATGGTCCGCGCTCGCAACGGCGAATTCGACGCCGTCGTCGCCATGTATCACGACCAAGGTCACATCGCGCTCAAGCTACTCGGCATGCATCAAGCCGTCAACGTCACCTGCGGCCTGCCGATCGTCCGCACCAGCGTGGCGCACGGCACGGCATTTGACTTAGCGTGGCAAGGCCGCGCAGAGACGTCAGGAATGATTGAAGCCGTACGAATGGCGGCGAAGCTCTCGAAAAGCATTTCCGGCATCAGCGACAAACAAGAAAAAATGCTGCTGCGCGACCGCCTCGGATGCTGA